The following are encoded together in the Populus trichocarpa isolate Nisqually-1 chromosome 5, P.trichocarpa_v4.1, whole genome shotgun sequence genome:
- the LOC7486338 gene encoding uncharacterized protein LOC7486338, which yields MEDRKDQKNAPWLSVPQFGDWDQKGELPDYSVDFSKIREMRKQNKRDASRASLGKEEELINPTATTAKTAQTHDHRHHYHQDHHDSPATRRSIFSYFNCCVKA from the exons ATGGAGGATCGTAAAGATCAG AAAAATGCTCCATGGCTATCAGTGCCACAGTTTGGGGACTGGGACCAGAAGGGTGAATTGCCAGACTACTCCGTAGATTTCTCAAAAATAAGGGAAATGAGGAAACAGAACAAGAGGGATGCCTCAAGAGCCAGTCTTGGCAAAGAAGAAGAGCTAATCAACCCAACAGCAACTACTGCTAAAACCGCTCAAACTCATGATCACCGCCACCATTACCATCAGGACCACCACGACTCTCCAGCA ACAAGGAGGAGCATTTTTAGCTATTTCAACTGCTGTGTGAAAGCCTGA
- the LOC7486339 gene encoding ABC transporter F family member 5 — protein MDLSTKFHSTFFTGATLFNPQQKTSLLKPNPSLLSTKFTINNTNSFNFPTRRPNSKIKARLSTATVETSVAEPETDIESLFSSNSDVDFDKNRLRKQSNRGASGISSGIKLENISKSYKGVTVLKDVTWEVKKGEKVGLVGVNGAGKTTQLRIMTGLEEPDSGNVIKAKANMKIAFLSQEFEVSMSRTVKEEFMSAFKEEMEIAKRLEKVQKAIEGSVEDLELMGRLLDEFDLLQRRAQAVDLDEVDAKISKLMPQLGFSPEDSDRLVAAFSSGWQMRMSLGKILLQDPDLLLLDEPTNHLDLDTIEWLEGYLQKQDVPMVIISHDRAFLDQLCTKIVETDMGVSRTFEGNYSQYIISKAEWVEAQLAAWEKHQREIEHTRDLISRLGSGANSGRASSAEKKLERLQEEDQIEKPFQRKQMKIRFPERGRSGRSVVAIRNLEFGYEDKVLFNKTNLMIERGEKIAILGPNGCGKSTLLKLIMGLEKPSRGEIVLGEHNVLPNYFEQNQAEALDLDKTVLQTVEEVAEDWRLDDIKGLLGRCNFKVDMLDRKVSLLSGGEKARLAFCKFMVKPSTLLVLDEPTNHLDIPSKEMLEEAISEYKGTVITVSHDRYFIKQIVNRVVEVKDGKLQDYAGDYNYYLEKNLDARVRELEREAELEDKAPKVKAKSKMSKAEKEARKKQKMQTFQAAKQKSKGLKNSKRWN, from the exons ATGGACTTGTCCACTAAATTCCACTCTACCTTCTTCACCGGCGCAACCCTTTTCAATCCTCAACAAAAAACCTCACTTCTTAAACCGAACCCATCTCTCTTATCCACTAAATTCACTATAAACAACACTAATTCATTCAACTTCCCTACCAGAAGACCGAATTCTAAAATCAAAGCACGCTTATCAACGGCCACGGTAGAAACATCTGTTGCCGAACCCGAAACCGACATAGAGTCATTGTTTTCTAGCAATTCGGATGTTGATTTCGACAAGAACCGCTTAAGAAAGCAATCAAACCGTGGGGCTTCAGGGATATCTTCAGGTATTAAGCTAGAAAATATAAGCAAGAGTTATAAAGGTGTTACTGTTTTGAAAGACGTGACTTGGGAAGTGAAAAAGGGTGAGAAAGTTGGATTAGTTGGTGTAAATGGAGCAGGCAAAACGACCCagttgagaattatgactgggCTAGAGGAGCCTGATTCAGGAAATGTGATTAAAGCCAAAGCTAATATGAAGATTGCGTTCTTGAGTCAAGAGTTTGAAGTTTCTATGAGTAGGACTGTGAAGGAAGAGTTTATGAGTGCTTTTAAAGAGGAAATGGAGATCGCTAAGAGATTGGAGAAGGTGCAAAAGGCTATAGAGGGATCTGTGGAGGATTTGGAGTTGATGGGGAGGTTATTGGATGAGTTTGATTTGTTGCAGAGAAGAGCACAAGCTGTGGACTTGGATGAAGTTGATGCAAAGATTAGTAAGTTGATGCCTCAGCTCGGTTTTTCCCCTGAGGATTCGGATAGGTTGGTGGCTGCTTTCAGTAGTGGGTGGCAGATGAGGATGTCGCTTGGGAAGATTTTGCTGCAG GACCCAGATTTGTTGCTTTTGGATGAACCCACAAATCACCTTGACCTTGACACTATTGAGTGGCTTGAAGGTTATCTCCAGAAGCAAGATGTGCCGATGGTCATCATATCTCATGACAGAGCCTTTCTTGATCAATTGTGTACAAAAATTGTGGAAACTGATATGGGTGTGTCTAGGACATTTGAGGGAAATTATTCTCAATACATCATATCAAAAGCAGAATGGGTTGAAGCTCAGCTTGCTGCTTGGGAGAAGCATCAAAGGGAAATTGAGCACACGAGAGATTTAATAAGTAGGCTAGGTTCAGGAGCAAACTCTGGCCGTGCTTCTTCTGCTGAGAAG AAACTGGAGAGACTTCAAGAAGAGGATCAAATAGAGAAGCCATTTCAACGCAAACAAATGAAGATCAGGTTCCCAGAGCGTGGGAGAAGTGGAAGATCTGTTGTTGCAATTAGGAATTTGGAATTTGGTTATGAGGATAAG GTGCTTTTTAATAAGACAAATCTCATGAtagaaagaggagaaaaaattgCTATTCTTGGTCCAAATGGATGTGGGAAGAGTACTTTACTGAAACTGATCATGGGTTTAGAGAAGCCAAGTAGAGGTGAAATTGTGCTTGGGGAACATAATGTACTACCAAATTATTTTGAGCAGAACCAG GCTGAGGCACTTGATTTAGATAAAACAGTACTTCAAACAGTGGAAGAAGTTGCGGAGGACTGGAGACTTGATGATATAAAGGGACTCCTTGGTCGTTGTAACTTCAAAGTGGATATGCTTGATAGAAAGGTTTCACTTTTGAGTGGTGGAGAGAAG GCACGCCTAGCATTTTGCAAATTCATGGTTAAACCTTCAACTTTATTAGTTCTGGATGAACCAACTAATCACTTGGATATACCTTCAAAAGAGATGCTTGAG GAGGCCATATCAGAATACAAAGGTACAGTCATCACAGTTTCTCATGACCGGTATTTCATAAAGCAAATAGTTAATAGAGTAGTGGAAGTTAAAGACGGCAAGTTACAGGATTATGCAGGCGATTACAAT TATTATCTGGAGAAAAATCTGGACGCAAGGGTGAGAGAGCTTGAACGCGAAGCGGAGCTTGAGGACAAGGCTCCCAAAGTAAAGGCCAAATCCAAGATGTCGAAG GCTGAGAAGGAAGCtcggaagaaacaaaaaatgcaGACCTTTCAGGCTGCCAAACAAAAGTCAAAAGGGTTGAAGAATTCAAAGAGATGGAATTGA
- the LOC7477131 gene encoding DNA-directed RNA polymerase II subunit 4 produces the protein MSGEEEENAAELKIGDDFLKAKCLMNCEVALILEHKYEQLQQMSDDPMNQVSQVFEKSLQYVKRFSRYKNPDAVRQVREILSRYQLAEFELCVLGNLCPETVEEAIAMVPSIKTKGRAHDDEAIEKMLNDLSLIKKFE, from the exons ATGTcaggagaagaggaagagaatgCGGCCGAGCTCAAAATCGGAGATG attttttgaaagCCAAGTGCTTAATGAATTGTGAAGTTGCTTTAATTCTTGAGCATAAGTATGAGCAGCTTCAACAGATGTCTGATGATCCTATGAATCAAGTATCCCA AGTATTTGAGAAATCACTGCAGTATGTGAAACGCTTTAGTCGCTATAAAAATCCCGATGCTGTCAGACAAGTTCGAGA AATTCTTAGCCGATACCAATTGGCTGAATTTGAG CTTTGTGTTCTTGGCAACCTTTGCCCGGAAACAGTCGAGGAAGCTATTGCCATGGTACCTTCTATCAAG ACCAAAGGCCGAGCTCACGATGATGAAGCAATTGAGAAAATGTTGAATGACCTGTCATTGATCAAGAAATTCGAATAG
- the LOC7486340 gene encoding uncharacterized protein LOC7486340, with protein MDTCERITISFVLLFIILSSQIPSVAGDGDHVSREMQEEPPYLTRIVTDQISLLKRSCGNSWDKVKIIIRDLQIQFYPPNLDFRSADQEESTRSENGGGEMMKKVVEKCIRTSKRTAEISAESAAEVMLQAMHKAAEKVKNRQSNSDEQESSHDEL; from the exons ATGGATACATGTGAAAGAATCACCATATCGTTTGTTCTCTTGTTCATTATTCTCTCTTCTCAGATCCCTTCAGTGGCTGGAGATGGAGATCATGTTTCCCGAGAGATGCAAGAAGAGCCACCATATCTTACTAGGATAGTAACAGATCAGATATCGTTGTTGAAGAGATCCTGTGGTAATTCTTGGGACAAAGTCAAAATCATCATCCGTGATTTGCAAATACAGTTTTATCCTCCAAATTTAga TTTTAGAAGCGCTGATCAAGAAGAGAGTACTAGGAGTGAAAATGGTGGGGGTGAAATGATGAAGAAGGTCGTGGAGAAATGTATCAGGACAAGCAAAAGGACAGCTGAAATATCAGCTGAATCGGCTGCAGAAGTGATGCTACAAGCAATGCATAAAGCGGCAGAAAAGGTGAAGAATAGGCAATCCAATTCAGATGAGCAGGAGAGCAGTCATGATGAACTTTAA
- the LOC7477132 gene encoding small GTPase LIP1 isoform X1, whose translation MFWRDRERENKDQNGGPPCGQVRVLIVGDSGVGKTSLVHLIIKSSSIARPPQTIGCTVGVKHITYGNSGSSSSSIKGDSERDFFIELWDVSGHERYKDCRSLFYSQINGVIFVHDLSQRRTKTSLQKWASEIAATGTFSAPLSSGGPGGLPVPYIVVSNKADVAAKEGTRGSSGNLVDAARHWVEKQGLLPSSEEIPLTESFPGSGGLISAAKEARYDKEAMVRFFRMLIRRRYFSDELPAPSPWSASPVQRSVQRLDENISDEDPFYKATSLAGDSYKYNMLPPLPAQRNLTPPPTLYPQQPVSVRESYGIPRFPLSGSQEISNTARSKRMDINV comes from the exons ATGTTTTGGAGGGACCGTGAGAGAGaaaacaaggaccaaaatgGTGGACCACCTTGTGGTCAGGTTCGAGTTCTGATCGTTGGTGACTCAG gtGTGGGTAAAACCTCACTTGTTCATCTTATTATCAAAAGTTCTTCCATCGCTCGCCCTCCACAAACAATTGGATGCACAGTTGGTGTGAAA CATATTACTTATGGTAATTCTGGCAGCTCATCAAGCAGCATCAAAGGTGATTCTGAGAGAGATTTCTTCATTGAACTCTGGGATGTGTCAGGTCATGAGCGATACAAAGATTGCCGGTCTCTATTCTATTCTCAGATTAACG GGGTTATTTTCGTTCATGATCTCTCCCAGAGAAGGACCAAAACAAGTTTGCAGAAATGGGCATCAGAGATTGCTGCAACTGGAACATTTTCAGCCCCTCTAAGTTCTGGAGGTCCTGGTGGTCTCCCTGTCCCTTATATTGTTGTCAGTAACAAAGCTGATGTTGCTGCGAAAGAGGGTACTAGAGGAAGTAGTGGCAACCTTGTTGATGCAGCACGTCATTGGGTTGAGAAGCAGGGTTTGCTTCCTTCCAGTGAGGAAATTCCATTGACTGAGAGTTTTCCTGGAAGTGGAGGACTGATTTCA GCTGCCAAAGAAGCAAGGTATGACAAAGAAGCCATGGTAAGATTTTTTCGAATG TTGATCAGGAGAAGATATTTTTCTGATGAACTACCCGCACCAAGTCCATGGTCTGCTTCTCCAGTTCAGAGATCTGTCCAGCgtttagatgaaaatataagTGATGAGGATCCATTTTACAAGGCTACAAG CTTAGCAGGCGACTCTTACAAATACAATATGCTCCCTCCCCTGCCAGCTCAACGAAATCTTACACCACCTCCAACACTTTACCCACAGCAGCCGGTTTCCGTCAGAGAGAGTTATGGCATTCCAAGATTTCCTCTGAGTGGTTCCCAAGAAATAAGCAACACTGCAAGATCAAAGCGCATGGATATTAACGTTTGA
- the LOC7477132 gene encoding small GTPase LIP1 isoform X2, with amino-acid sequence MFWRDRERENKDQNGGPPCGQVRVLIVGDSGVGKTSLVHLIIKSSSIARPPQTIGCTVGVKHITYGNSGSSSSSIKGDSERDFFIELWDVSGHERYKDCRSLFYSQINGVIFVHDLSQRRTKTSLQKWASEIAATGTFSAPLSSGGPGGLPVPYIVVSNKADVAAKEGTRGSSGNLVDAARHWVEKQGLLPSSEEIPLTESFPGSGGLISAAKEARYDKEAMLIRRRYFSDELPAPSPWSASPVQRSVQRLDENISDEDPFYKATSLAGDSYKYNMLPPLPAQRNLTPPPTLYPQQPVSVRESYGIPRFPLSGSQEISNTARSKRMDINV; translated from the exons ATGTTTTGGAGGGACCGTGAGAGAGaaaacaaggaccaaaatgGTGGACCACCTTGTGGTCAGGTTCGAGTTCTGATCGTTGGTGACTCAG gtGTGGGTAAAACCTCACTTGTTCATCTTATTATCAAAAGTTCTTCCATCGCTCGCCCTCCACAAACAATTGGATGCACAGTTGGTGTGAAA CATATTACTTATGGTAATTCTGGCAGCTCATCAAGCAGCATCAAAGGTGATTCTGAGAGAGATTTCTTCATTGAACTCTGGGATGTGTCAGGTCATGAGCGATACAAAGATTGCCGGTCTCTATTCTATTCTCAGATTAACG GGGTTATTTTCGTTCATGATCTCTCCCAGAGAAGGACCAAAACAAGTTTGCAGAAATGGGCATCAGAGATTGCTGCAACTGGAACATTTTCAGCCCCTCTAAGTTCTGGAGGTCCTGGTGGTCTCCCTGTCCCTTATATTGTTGTCAGTAACAAAGCTGATGTTGCTGCGAAAGAGGGTACTAGAGGAAGTAGTGGCAACCTTGTTGATGCAGCACGTCATTGGGTTGAGAAGCAGGGTTTGCTTCCTTCCAGTGAGGAAATTCCATTGACTGAGAGTTTTCCTGGAAGTGGAGGACTGATTTCA GCTGCCAAAGAAGCAAGGTATGACAAAGAAGCCATG TTGATCAGGAGAAGATATTTTTCTGATGAACTACCCGCACCAAGTCCATGGTCTGCTTCTCCAGTTCAGAGATCTGTCCAGCgtttagatgaaaatataagTGATGAGGATCCATTTTACAAGGCTACAAG CTTAGCAGGCGACTCTTACAAATACAATATGCTCCCTCCCCTGCCAGCTCAACGAAATCTTACACCACCTCCAACACTTTACCCACAGCAGCCGGTTTCCGTCAGAGAGAGTTATGGCATTCCAAGATTTCCTCTGAGTGGTTCCCAAGAAATAAGCAACACTGCAAGATCAAAGCGCATGGATATTAACGTTTGA